In Bradyrhizobium sp. 1(2017), one DNA window encodes the following:
- a CDS encoding SRPBCC family protein: MVNAQSRAVDASTERPSLTLTRRLRARPEKVYAAWTQAAQLAQWFGPPNMKPATLNAELDVRAGGRYRISFTGDDGEYFEAGGVFREVVPNERLVFTWAWHSTPERESLVTITLKPDGPGTLMIFHHAQFFDEVARDNHQRGWSSFLDKLDAFVA, from the coding sequence ATGGTCAACGCCCAGTCCCGCGCAGTCGACGCCTCAACCGAACGCCCAAGCCTCACGCTCACGCGCCGGCTCCGCGCGCGGCCCGAAAAAGTCTACGCCGCCTGGACGCAGGCCGCGCAGCTAGCGCAATGGTTCGGGCCGCCGAACATGAAGCCGGCGACGCTGAACGCCGAGCTCGATGTCCGTGCCGGTGGCCGTTACCGCATCAGCTTCACGGGTGACGACGGCGAGTATTTCGAGGCGGGCGGGGTCTTTCGCGAGGTCGTGCCGAACGAGCGGCTGGTTTTCACCTGGGCCTGGCACTCGACGCCGGAGCGCGAATCGCTGGTGACGATCACGCTGAAACCGGACGGCCCCGGCACGCTGATGATCTTCCATCACGCCCAGTTCTTTGACGAGGTTGCACGCGACAACCACCAGCGTGGCTGGAGCTCGTTCCTCGACAAGCTCGATGCTTTCGTCGCCTGA
- a CDS encoding DUF899 domain-containing protein: MQQHQIVSREQWISARKAHLAREKELTAARERLAEERRAMPWVRIDKNYVFDGPDGNLTLGDLFRGRPQLVVQHVMFAPDWEAACKSCSFWADGLDRMVPHLAARDTTTVAISLAPVAKLDAFKKRMGWSFDWVSSGANDFNHDFGVTFSPEQIATGKPMYNFGTTSIYGPELPGISVFCRNEAGEIFHTYSCFARGLDMMNVAYQYLDLTPLGRHEDGLPYPMDWVRLRDQYEPQATKDACCHG; this comes from the coding sequence ATGCAGCAGCATCAGATCGTCTCGCGCGAGCAATGGATCTCTGCGCGCAAGGCTCACCTGGCGCGCGAGAAGGAGCTCACGGCGGCCCGCGAGCGTCTCGCCGAGGAACGTCGCGCCATGCCCTGGGTCAGGATCGACAAGAATTACGTGTTCGACGGCCCGGACGGCAATTTGACGCTTGGCGATCTCTTCAGGGGGCGTCCGCAGCTCGTGGTTCAGCACGTGATGTTCGCGCCCGACTGGGAGGCGGCCTGCAAGAGCTGCTCATTCTGGGCTGACGGTCTTGATCGCATGGTGCCGCACCTGGCCGCGCGCGACACCACGACGGTCGCAATCTCGCTGGCGCCGGTCGCAAAGCTCGACGCCTTCAAGAAGCGGATGGGCTGGAGCTTCGACTGGGTTTCCTCAGGGGCCAACGACTTCAACCACGATTTCGGCGTGACATTCTCGCCGGAGCAGATCGCGACCGGAAAGCCCATGTACAATTTCGGCACCACGTCGATCTACGGCCCGGAGCTGCCCGGCATCAGCGTGTTCTGCCGCAACGAGGCTGGCGAGATCTTCCACACCTACTCCTGCTTTGCCCGCGGCCTCGACATGATGAACGTCGCCTATCAATATCTCGACCTCACCCCACTCGGTCGCCACGAGGACGGTCTGCCCTATCCGATGGACTGGGTGCGCCTGCGCGACCAGTACGAGCCGCAGGCGACGAAGGATGCATGCTGCCACGGGTGA